In Pomacea canaliculata isolate SZHN2017 linkage group LG12, ASM307304v1, whole genome shotgun sequence, a single genomic region encodes these proteins:
- the LOC112553262 gene encoding mitotic spindle-associated MMXD complex subunit MIP18-like yields MAQPENANPLVFQRSKERQILPEEEDDNVVDKIDDREVFDLIRSINDPEHPLSLEELNVVEESKVKVDDDRNEVDISFTPTIPHCSMATLIGLAIRVKLLRTLPARFKVQVEITPGSHVSEKAINKQLADKERVAAALENPHLLNVINQCLGGRPQ; encoded by the exons ATGGCTCAACCTGAAAACGCCAACCCTCTGGTGTTTCAACGATCGAAAGAAAGACAGATCTTGCCCGAAGAAGAGGATGACAACGTTGTTGATAAGATTGATGACAGAGAAGTATTTG ACTTGATTCGAAGTATTAATGATCCTGAACATCCTCTTTCTCTTGAGGAACTGAATGTTGTGGAGGAGTCAAAAGTCAAA GTTGATGATGATCGCAATGAAGTGGATATTAGTTTTACCCCAACCATTCCGCATTGCTCCATGGCTACACTCATTGGATTGGCTATCCGAGTTAAGCTCTTACGAACTCTCCCAGCACGCTttaag GTTCAAGTTGAGATAACTCCTGGCAGCCATGTATCGGAAAAAGCAA TTAACAAGCAGCTGGCTGACAAAGAAAGAGTTGCTGCTGCCCTAGAGAATCCTCATCTTTTGAATGTCATCAACCAATGTCTTGGAGGGCGTCCACAGTGA